A region from the Carboxydocella sporoproducens DSM 16521 genome encodes:
- a CDS encoding energy-coupling factor ABC transporter permease — MHIPDGFLSPGVWVPAAAISTGALGYSIKQAQASLKERQIPVLGIMSAFIFAGQMVNFPVAGGTSGHLLGAALATSLLGPWSASLILATVLIIQSLFFQDGGITALGANILNMAVIGVGTAWLMENSLKKLRLPAGVSNFLAGWVSVMAAAVAASLELAISGTIPLAKVLPAMAFWHALIGIGEGMLTAVAVNFVFKNRLVYEVEQEKAGWEA, encoded by the coding sequence ATGCATATTCCAGATGGTTTTTTAAGCCCTGGCGTTTGGGTGCCGGCGGCGGCCATTAGTACCGGAGCTTTAGGGTATAGCATCAAGCAGGCTCAGGCTAGTCTCAAGGAGCGGCAAATCCCGGTGCTGGGCATCATGTCAGCCTTTATTTTTGCCGGTCAGATGGTCAATTTCCCGGTGGCCGGCGGAACTTCGGGACACTTGCTGGGGGCGGCTCTGGCTACCTCCTTGCTGGGGCCCTGGAGTGCCAGCTTAATTCTGGCAACAGTCTTAATCATCCAGAGTCTGTTTTTCCAGGATGGTGGCATCACAGCTCTGGGGGCTAATATCCTTAACATGGCGGTGATTGGCGTCGGAACTGCCTGGTTGATGGAAAACAGCTTGAAAAAATTGCGCTTGCCTGCCGGGGTAAGCAATTTCCTGGCCGGCTGGGTTTCGGTTATGGCAGCAGCGGTGGCGGCTTCTCTGGAGCTGGCTATCTCTGGCACCATTCCTCTGGCCAAGGTTTTACCGGCGATGGCCTTCTGGCATGCCTTGATCGGTATCGGTGAAGGAATGCTCACGGCTGTGGCTGTAAACTTCGTCTTTAAAAATCGTCTGGTCTATGAGGTTGAACAGGAGAAAGCGGGGTGGGAAGCATGA
- the ligA gene encoding NAD-dependent DNA ligase LigA, protein MEHARRRIEELRREIRRHNYLYYVLDQPVLTDAEYDALYRELLELEEQYPELITADSPTRRVGGEPLKAFGQVRHRIPLLSLDNAFNAEELRAFDRRVKQNLGGEDPEYMVEAKIDGLAVALTYEQGRFVQGATRGDGEVGEDITENLKTIQTLPLELPKAPPLLEVRGEAFMPKKAFVRLNAEREANGEPVFANPRNAAAGSLRQLDPKVTAKRSLAVFIYALAQTEGLEISTHAAALDWLEQLGLPVNPQRRLCRDIEEVIALAEEWAVLRHQLPYDIDGLVIKVNKLSQQQRLGFTAKSPRWAIAYKFPAEQAETVVEDIEITVGRTGVLTPTAVLRPVFVAGSTVSRASLHNQDIIREKDVRIGDHVLIHKAGDIIPEVVRVLKEKRSGLEREFVMPEHCPACGSKVVRPEGEVAVRCPNRFCPAQNREAINHFVSREAMNIEGLGPAVVNQLLEAGLIRDAADLYNLREEDLLPLERMGKKSAQNLLQAIAASKERGLGPLLFALGIRHVGAKAAKTLARHFGSMEKLAAATQEELQQIPEVGPKMAEAIVQFFADEHNRNLLNKLKAAGVKMEEDADPVTVDNLPLAGQTVVITGTLSRMGRKEAEALVEQLGGKASSSVSKKTSFVVAGENPGSKLEKARALGIPVLSEEEFWQKISN, encoded by the coding sequence ATGGAACACGCCCGCCGGCGCATTGAGGAATTGCGGCGGGAGATACGCCGCCATAATTATCTCTATTATGTGCTGGACCAGCCCGTATTGACTGACGCTGAATATGACGCCCTCTACCGGGAATTGCTGGAGCTGGAAGAGCAATATCCGGAGCTGATTACGGCTGATTCGCCTACCCGCAGGGTAGGAGGAGAACCTTTAAAAGCCTTTGGCCAGGTCAGGCATCGCATTCCCCTTTTGAGCCTGGATAATGCCTTTAATGCCGAGGAGCTGCGGGCTTTTGACCGCCGGGTTAAACAAAATCTGGGCGGAGAGGACCCGGAATACATGGTGGAAGCCAAAATCGACGGCCTGGCGGTGGCTCTGACCTATGAGCAGGGCCGGTTTGTGCAGGGAGCAACCCGGGGGGATGGGGAAGTAGGGGAGGATATTACCGAAAACCTCAAAACCATTCAAACTCTGCCCCTGGAACTACCCAAGGCTCCCCCCTTGCTGGAGGTGCGGGGAGAGGCTTTCATGCCGAAAAAAGCGTTTGTCCGGTTAAATGCTGAGCGGGAAGCCAATGGTGAACCGGTTTTTGCCAATCCCCGCAATGCTGCGGCCGGTTCTCTGCGCCAGCTGGATCCCAAAGTGACAGCCAAACGCTCTCTGGCGGTTTTCATTTATGCTCTGGCCCAGACGGAAGGGCTGGAAATTTCCACCCATGCCGCTGCCCTGGACTGGCTGGAACAGCTGGGCCTACCGGTCAATCCCCAGCGCCGCCTTTGCCGCGATATAGAAGAGGTAATCGCTCTGGCAGAGGAATGGGCGGTATTACGCCACCAGCTGCCCTATGATATTGATGGCCTGGTGATCAAGGTCAATAAGCTGAGCCAGCAGCAGCGCCTGGGCTTTACCGCCAAAAGTCCCCGCTGGGCTATTGCCTACAAGTTCCCGGCCGAGCAGGCGGAAACAGTGGTAGAAGATATTGAAATCACAGTGGGGCGTACCGGGGTGCTGACACCGACGGCGGTTTTGCGGCCGGTGTTTGTGGCTGGCAGTACTGTCAGCCGGGCCAGTTTGCATAATCAGGACATCATCCGGGAAAAGGATGTACGCATCGGGGACCATGTGCTGATTCATAAAGCCGGGGATATCATTCCTGAAGTAGTCAGAGTGTTGAAGGAAAAGCGCAGCGGTCTGGAACGGGAATTTGTCATGCCCGAACACTGTCCGGCCTGTGGTAGCAAAGTAGTAAGGCCGGAAGGGGAAGTGGCTGTGCGCTGTCCCAATCGTTTCTGCCCGGCCCAGAACCGGGAGGCCATCAATCACTTCGTCTCCCGGGAGGCCATGAATATCGAGGGCTTAGGTCCGGCGGTGGTCAACCAGTTGCTGGAAGCGGGCCTGATCCGGGATGCTGCCGACCTCTATAATTTGCGAGAAGAGGATTTATTGCCACTGGAGCGCATGGGCAAAAAATCCGCCCAAAACCTGCTGCAAGCTATTGCAGCCAGCAAGGAACGGGGCCTGGGGCCATTGCTCTTTGCCCTGGGCATTCGCCATGTGGGGGCCAAAGCGGCTAAAACCCTGGCCCGCCATTTTGGCTCCATGGAGAAGCTGGCAGCGGCTACACAGGAGGAATTGCAGCAGATCCCGGAAGTTGGGCCGAAAATGGCGGAAGCCATTGTCCAGTTTTTTGCCGATGAACATAACCGCAATTTGCTGAATAAGTTAAAAGCAGCCGGGGTGAAGATGGAAGAAGATGCGGATCCGGTTACTGTGGACAATTTGCCTCTGGCCGGCCAGACGGTGGTCATTACCGGTACCTTAAGCCGGATGGGGAGAAAGGAAGCGGAAGCCCTGGTAGAACAGCTGGGCGGCAAGGCCAGCAGCAGTGTCAGCAAAAAAACCTCTTTTGTGGTAGCAGGGGAAAACCCGGGCAGCAAGCTGGAAAAGGCCCGGGCACTGGGTATACCGGTTTTATCAGAGGAAGAGTTCTGGCAGAAAATTTCGAACTAA
- a CDS encoding lipid II flippase Amj family protein, giving the protein MESRLWVVMIFTALLHLISTLAYSVRLAGVKTKRLAIAFSLWNVIFLLASTANTIQGPLFASLVDDAIHTITAGVGKLEQTQLEHLAIYQSTLAGLTVKVRLVLLAAFAGTVLGTLLVPSFVRIFSRLILLFEKVGSVPKMVVLLLHPGKLRQGLKEIKPPSLSHINKVRQGEKLPLPGQVFLLNVLATGLATTGVLSAMFAGAMNPRFSTTAVTLSAIVNGFATVFLATAVDPQVASLTDQALRGVREEEEVAVMVKYLSFSRIAGTLFAQLITVPAAQVIAWTATLLKG; this is encoded by the coding sequence ATGGAAAGCCGCTTATGGGTGGTGATGATTTTTACCGCCCTCTTGCATCTGATTAGCACCTTAGCCTATTCCGTCCGTCTGGCGGGAGTGAAGACCAAACGGCTGGCCATCGCTTTTTCCCTCTGGAATGTGATTTTCTTGCTGGCCTCAACGGCCAATACCATCCAGGGCCCGCTCTTTGCCAGTCTGGTGGATGATGCCATTCATACCATCACTGCTGGAGTGGGCAAACTGGAACAAACCCAGCTGGAACACCTGGCCATCTATCAATCCACCCTGGCCGGACTGACAGTAAAAGTCAGGCTGGTGCTGCTGGCGGCTTTTGCAGGCACAGTGCTGGGAACCTTACTGGTTCCCAGCTTTGTCCGCATCTTCAGCCGTTTGATTCTGCTTTTTGAAAAAGTGGGTTCAGTGCCCAAAATGGTAGTGTTGCTTTTACATCCAGGCAAATTACGTCAGGGTTTGAAGGAAATCAAGCCGCCTTCTTTAAGCCATATTAACAAAGTGCGCCAGGGGGAAAAATTGCCTTTGCCCGGCCAGGTCTTTTTACTGAATGTCCTGGCTACCGGCCTGGCAACTACCGGGGTACTGTCGGCCATGTTTGCCGGAGCCATGAATCCCCGCTTCAGCACGACTGCAGTGACTTTATCTGCCATTGTCAACGGTTTCGCTACCGTGTTCCTGGCCACAGCCGTTGACCCCCAGGTGGCTTCCCTCACTGACCAGGCCTTACGCGGGGTAAGGGAAGAGGAGGAAGTGGCGGTAATGGTAAAATATCTGTCATTCAGCCGGATAGCTGGCACTCTATTCGCCCAGCTGATTACTGTACCGGCGGCCCAGGTAATTGCCTGGACGGCCACCTTGCTGAAGGGATAA